The following DNA comes from Microbacterium terregens.
TTCCGCGAGACGCCCTTAGTCACCCACGCGCCCGCGCCTGCGTCGAAGGAAACCGTGGTCGCCGAGTTGTGCAGGTTGGTCGGCGCCGCCGCCAGCCAGTAGGCGGTGTCGGTGATTCCGGGTGTGCTGTGATCCAGCGTCGCGTTCCAGGTGATATCAGTGGGCGAGGTGGTGGACACGGTCACGGTCGCGCAGTACTGCTGGCGGTCGGATGACGTCACGTTCACGACGGCGGTGACCAGCGGTGCCGGAGGCGGAATGGTCCCCGAGACGGTCGTGGCGAACAGGTTGTCGGAGGACACGCTGCCGGCCGCCGCGCTCGCGGGAACGACCAGGACCGCGACGGCGAGCGCACTGGTCAGCAGGGTGACACCGGCGCCTGCCGTGCGCGGTTCCCGTCGCGTTCGCGTCGACCGCCTGCGCGGGCCGGACAGCCCGTCACGCCGCGGGCTGTCGGGCCCCTTCGGCGGCTGTCCCCCGCGCTCGCGCTGCCAGATGAATACGGCGGCGCCGAGCATGACTCCGCACAGCGCGGCCAGGAACAGCGGCGAGGCGACCATGCGCAGGGCGTAGGCGCCGCCGGGGATCCGCAGGATGACCTCGCCGCGGACATCGCTGTCCAGCGGGCGCCACGGGTCCACCGCTGCGTTGTTGTCGCCCTGCATGAGGTGCGTGCCGTCGGGCGCCACGCTCACCACCCGGTGCACGACGTTCATTCCTGCCCCGGGGCCGCCCTCCGGGATGCGGTAGACGACCGGAGTTCCGGCCGGGTAAGCGCCGCTGCGCCACGTGACCAGCAGGTCTTGGGGGTCATAGGTCGGCAGCATCGACTCCCCCGAGACCACCGTGATCCCGACAGGAGCGGGACCCCAGGGCCCCGGCACGCTCACGGCGAGAATGGAAACGATGACCAGCCACCCGGCAAGGCTGCGGAGACGGCGGAGCAATTGCCCCCGCCGCCCCCCGCCGGTCATCCCGTCCATGGACACCGCGTACCGACTGGTGCTAAGGAGTCGTTACGCCGCTGATCACGACGGCGGCCCCGGTCACGGCCTGTGCGAGCGGAGTCGGCGCAACCACCGTGAAGGTGTTGGCTCCGGTCACGGCGGCGCCCGACGCCGTTCCGAGCTCCGCACCGGCGGCACCGTAGAGGCTGATCTTCACGGCCTGCCCATTGCACGCGGCGTCCACGCCGGACAGCGTCACACTGGACACCTTGTACTGCGACGCGGTCGCGTCGTAAACCGTCGTGTAGCTGACGTTGACGCCGCCGACGGTGTCGCAGGACGCGACGACCGTGGTGCCTGCGCCGAGGTTGTCTGATGTGACGGTGCCGAGGCTTGCGGCCGAGGCGACCACGGCCGCGAAAGCCAGGACGCCGGCGCCGATGGCGAGAGCGAGTTGTTTGGACATGTGGTCTCCATTTGTTCGGCCCGGCCAGAAAGGC
Coding sequences within:
- a CDS encoding S24/S26 family peptidase, producing the protein MDGMTGGGRRGQLLRRLRSLAGWLVIVSILAVSVPGPWGPAPVGITVVSGESMLPTYDPQDLLVTWRSGAYPAGTPVVYRIPEGGPGAGMNVVHRVVSVAPDGTHLMQGDNNAAVDPWRPLDSDVRGEVILRIPGGAYALRMVASPLFLAALCGVMLGAAVFIWQRERGGQPPKGPDSPRRDGLSGPRRRSTRTRREPRTAGAGVTLLTSALAVAVLVVPASAAAGSVSSDNLFATTVSGTIPPPAPLVTAVVNVTSSDRQQYCATVTVSTTSPTDITWNATLDHSTPGITDTAYWLAAAPTNLHNSATTVSFDAGAGAWVTKGVSRNAQIKAGAPTTFSYCAPTGAAAPYVDTALNVLIDFSGGQQYCVNVTVSTTSTGWVKWRGTVDHSTPNLTNPLYWLNAVPGFQNVVSQSFDPVTGTWVIAGVGHNAMIKSGTPATFGYCAPVNPSAPLVDAMVSVVPRNTPTVPGGQYCADVTVSTTSTDWIKWRAVLTQATPNITGPNFLLTSRPGNFWDSTSIDFTAGSGTFTWRLSGASYNSVIKAGTPKTFGFCRG